TTATGAAAACATATGTAACTAATACATATAATTAATAAGTTATATGAGTTTTACACGCGGTGCAACATTATCAAAACTGCCTTAAGTGCTTGCTTGAGTGTGAATATCAAACCCTAAGTAAGATGAATTCAACAAATAAAATTACTTCCGTTTTCTTTCTTTTACCTGGATCAATCCCATCAGTATTTGGGGAGTCAGGTGGAGCAACAATGGTAACATATCGAATAACAACATCGCTGCAAAGAAGAAAAAGGTATCTAAGTTATGATTCTAAACATGCAATTCTTACTAAGTATAAAAATACAAGAACAGCCAACAAAGTTACACCAATTAACGCGATCATAATAGCAAATCCAATTACCAACTAATTAACTCTTGCTACAAACTGTGCTATAGAAACACCTTTGGAGCACCCTGAAATGTGCATACCTGCTTTCCTTCATCTCCTTTATTGTTAAATGTGACAAAATGCAAGGCTTGGAAATCACCATAAAGGAAGAGGAAATGTAacgaaattgaaaaagaaaaggacaaCAATAATGATTCAATTTGTCTTAAAGGCAGAGTTCCTGTGATTTTCATTGCACAAAAAATGGGGTTTTCTTGCAGACTTTCATGTAATAGTTCAACATTGGTTTTGTTAATGGAGGACTAGAACTTTTAAACAGATAAGAATCATATGATCAAATTGTAAATAAGACCCTCACTGACTTAAACAATCTATAGCGACACCAATCTACAACATAGTCAAATCACACCTCTCAAATAATTGTATGGCTTATAAATTATATCAAGAAGTAAATCTTTGGGTGTAAGAATTAATGCAAAAATTACCTGCAATAAACAGGATGAATGTTCCAGAAGGGGGAATTTCTAAAAATCACATTGGAAATGACCATGCCTCTGGAATTCACAAGTTCAACGAGACTTGGTCTTGTAAACTGGAGAGTCCTCTGCCTCCACATGCTCCACCAAATATCTCCTTGACCATCAATTGTGCCATTCTCACCTGTTATAGTTAAAACAAATCATGGTAATTAAAGTTGAAGTTACATGAACCGTGATAATAGAACACAGACATGATAGATGTGAGGAGCTATTATTCTCCAGCAAAATTACAGAAGTCTGAATTACTTGCTATTAACCTTAGTAAGATAAAACAACATGAAGATCCATGATAGTAAATCATGTTGTTCTCAGTGTATGATAGGCTTTTGTAGTATATAGATAAGTATCTCAAACATAAGATTCATCATATTTAAATGACTCATGATGGTTAACAgaatacaaaacaaatatatctAAAACATGTGTGAGGCAAGCTATCAGAATGATCGACCACATTGATATAAATACCTACCAGTTATCACCACATCTTCCAGTCCATCCCCATGAATAAAGCTCATATATCTTCCTCCAGGGCGCTCCCTTCCCCTTCCATAAGATGGCAAAGGAGCAATTAAAGGCCAATTTGAGGTGTCCTGAGATATTAATCCAGGAAGAAAATTATATGCAAGAAGCATCTCCAATAAATCTTACCATATTAAGAGAATAGCAGTGCGATGAAGTTTCTGAAAACTTTCAAATTAGGAGAAATGCTTCAACAGGGCTTCAAATAGGCATGATGAAAGAAAAAAGGAGACTAGTGGAGAATAAATTGATCTCTTTGATATAAGAACATCTTTGTGGTCAAGggagaaaataagaaaaaaagaatTATGTTATTCCAAAGGACAAAGACGATCATCAATTCCTAATGAAATGGATGTAGCAGTGGCCTGCTAAAAACCCATAGTTTTTACTTGATCCGGGATGCATGATGTATATGCCATTACAAAATGATCTATTAATCTGCTAATAAGTCGTTTAATGGCAGTTCCATCTACTGCTCCTATGAGGCTGCCTTCATAACGTCAAACAAATAAGAcatcaattttttatttagttCTTTTATGAAAATCAAATGGTGGTTTACCAAATGAGAAGCAGAACCAGCCACAAATAGCCATATTTTCTCCCATAAACTAGGCCACCATTACGACTAGTTTTCAGCATGTTATAACCCAAGTAGAGTACATGATGACTCCATTCAGTAGACTTCAAGCAGAAAGGGATTTCAGACAACTAAATAGAAAACATGGTTCTCTGGTGATTAGAAGAAAATAACAGTCAAAAACCAATGTGTGGGATATGATTCTCCAAACACCCCCAAAAACTTGAAAtgacttgaaattttgaatatacACATCATAATTGGATACTGACACCTAAATCTGACAACTCCTTTCAAGTATGACCATAACCACTTATTTTTCCAACATCTAACAATATCTTAGTTGAAAGCTATTGCGACATCATCCATTCAGATTGTCTATTACTACTGTCCATTAGGAAGAGtatgattttattatttaattaataacaccAACACTGTAACAGGACTGCATTATATTATTAATCTAGACTAGATATGGCAACAAGTTGGACAACAATGCCTGCCAGCTATTGAATGAGaactaaagaaaaaagaaaacccaaaatatCAAGCACATGCAACTAAACTATGGCAACCGACAATATTTCTCTCATATCTTAACAATGCTGCAGGACCCACTTCCATGGAGACCATCTTCGCCACAAAGAGCGTCGCAATAAAAAAGTCATTTCAACTATATCGTACAAACTACACTTATTATATTTAACACTATAATGCAACCAAAACCCAAATCTTTAAAAAAGTGAACAAAGAATAAAGAAAAACAGTCATATAGAAGAATCAGTCTTTgcaattattattataaattatactaGTTCATAATTAAAACCCAGATTACAGCTTTCATTACCATTTTAGAAGAAAAGTACTTTAATTTAACAATGATCAATTCATTTCTAAGATTCAACTCACTCCCATTTTCCTCACAATTAAACCTTACGTTTGAGTAAAATACAGCAATTTTTTTAGCAATATTAGGAAGGGAAGGGTTGGAATAAAGATTCTGTAAGATCCAAACTTGAGTTAAGACTCTGATAATACTAGCAAGTAATAATCACTAGTTAAGAGACTTGAGTTACCTGAGTGGCTTTGATAACAGCACCTCGAGCCAAATAAAGTGTCATATGACTAGTAAGATTGAAACTGCCGGTTAAGTAGACTCCAGAAGGCACAAAAAGTAGCGTGCCGCCTCTCCTTCTCAGATGCTGAATCCGATATATAGCTTTCCGGAATGCTATGGTATTGAGCGTCTGTCCGTCGCCGACACCACCAAAGTCCGTTATCGATATCTTATCGCCTCTTTCCGTCATAGGTACAATCCCCGAGCAGGTTGTCAAGTCCCCATAAGAAAAGTGAACCCAAAAAGAGGCTTCAAGGAAGAAGCAACAAAGCAAAACCGAAGCCAATGTACGAAACATTCGGGTtcaaatagaaagaaaaagaaaggaaatttaTTTGGAGAAAGGACAGAAAATGAGTTGATGGAACACTGGGCGTGGATACGGAGATGGAGACAAGGAGAGAGCTCCAAAGGGTTTCTTTCtgctaatttttttaattaagaaaaggAAAGTTTGAACTTTGAAGTAAGGATTGGGACTTTATCAATTTATCGCAAAGAAAGGCCGGAGAGAAGTAATGGTTGAGGTGTTGATGCCTTTGGTTTTGTGGTGCGTGATCCGGCTCAACTCTTAATTTtaagatttctttattttttatgtttaaaatgtttaataataataataattattatatatactttttgacttaataataataataataaagttaaaatcatattttgataTCAACTTGCTcattccttttttttatttaggtTAGGTTTTGAATTTGTTAACCCTTCTTACATTAaagtttgagttttttttttcatgtttgGTTTTGAACTTGACAAATGTTCTCACattggaattttaatttttttatccacTTAAACATTGAAAACCTCAAAGTTTAAATCTTAATTTGGGAATAATTGCCAAGTTTAAGCTCGAATGAGGGAACAATTGCCAAGTTCAGGGCTTAACTTAGACCAAAAAAAAGTTAAGGCTCCAATgtgaaaaaattaccaaaattagaCCCGATTTaatcataataaaaaattatattatatattgatAAACTTATTTCTCAAAATACGCTTTTTGGGCaattttgatattgagtatcaagTTTAATGTGTTGTCAAATTAACACATTAATTCATACACTTTATGTCAACATGTCGAGAAGAGTTGAAATCTACAAGTGTCAAGTTTAAGGATAAAAGGTTAGACTAGCATATTTATTTTGTCGTTGGACCAACCAACTACATTTAATGCAATGGAAGTCGGTCCTTATGGTGATCGCCTTTCACTATATAAAAATTCAatcatccttttttttttctctcatcaAAATCTTCGCATACCCTCCAACACTCAAGCTTTCCAACTCTACAAAAAAAATGCTTTTACATATTTTTCGAGAGAAAATGGTCTACCATATTATTAATTATGCCCTCAACATGGTGAAATCTCTAATTGTTTTTTTAATTATAGAAgaattatttttaagattttccaaattttaatttttttttttggtttttaacAATTAGTATTATCTTTAGGTCTGACATAACTTACACCTCTCGGATCCCAATCTTCATATCTAAGAATGTTTGTAAGATGTCAATTTGTCCATGGCATATAAAATGGAAAAGTTCCATGTCATTTTCGGAATTGCTTTC
Above is a genomic segment from Gossypium arboreum isolate Shixiya-1 chromosome 8, ASM2569848v2, whole genome shotgun sequence containing:
- the LOC108469734 gene encoding probable polygalacturonase, which produces MFRTLASVLLCCFFLEASFWVHFSYGDLTTCSGIVPMTERGDKISITDFGGVGDGQTLNTIAFRKAIYRIQHLRRRGGTLLFVPSGVYLTGSFNLTSHMTLYLARGAVIKATQDTSNWPLIAPLPSYGRGRERPGGRYMSFIHGDGLEDVVITGENGTIDGQGDIWWSMWRQRTLQFTRPSLVELVNSRGMVISNVIFRNSPFWNIHPVYCSDVVIRYVTIVAPPDSPNTDGIDPDSSSNVCIEDSFISTGDDLVAVKSGWDEYGIAYGRPSSYITVRRVTGSTPFAGVAVGSETSGGVENVLAENINLYNSGVGVHIKTNIGRGGVIKNITVSELFMENVRTGIKVAGDTGDHPDNNFNPNALPYVKDLTLKNIWGVNVQRAGWMHGIENATFTGICLSNVTLQGTTGPRPPSWNCNAIRGAAIEVSPRPCAELASVEQSGSCASHS